One Undibacter mobilis genomic region harbors:
- a CDS encoding AMP-binding protein, which translates to MANTAARADTFPKLLALNAREFAARPAMRHKDLGIWQSWTWSETLDLVRAYAAGLSRLGVKRGDAVAIIGSNRPKLYWSILAAQALGAIPVPVYADAVADELAFVLKHADVRFAAVEDQEQVDKIQSVMDRLPNLEWMFYDEARGLRDYDHSRLRSMEDVIADGRTALAADAALGEWLDNEIAATKGSDPSIILYTSGTTGTSKGVVLSGERSIAAATDTVNFDHLDENDVALAYLPLAWVGDHYLNFAQGMVAGFCTACPENADTAMADLREIGPTFYFAPPRTLEALLTRVMIRMEDASPFKRKLFHYFIGIARQYGERILNGQKVPLLGRVLYGIGNLLVYGPLKNVLGFTYVRTAYTAGEAIGPDLFAFYRSIGLNLKQLYGQTEAFLYVTCQPDGAIYSDTVGPAAPHVDIKIADNGEVLFRSPGMFTGYFKDATKTAEVMTPDGYVKTGDAGFFDDKTGQLKIIDRAKDVGRLVDGTLFAPKYIENKLKFFPNIREAVAYGDSRDFVTVMLNIDLTAVGSWAERNNVSYASYQELAGHPLVYDMLEKNVAEVNRSLAADKVMAGAQVRRFLILHKELDADDGELTRTQKVRRGFVAERYAPLINALYDGSSEADISTEVTFEDGRKGIISARVKIRDMKVEPSAALEKAA; encoded by the coding sequence GTGGCGAATACCGCCGCGCGCGCGGACACGTTTCCGAAGCTGCTTGCGTTGAACGCTCGCGAATTCGCGGCGCGGCCGGCCATGCGGCACAAGGATCTCGGCATCTGGCAGAGCTGGACCTGGAGCGAGACGCTCGACCTTGTGCGCGCTTATGCCGCCGGTTTGTCGCGGCTCGGTGTCAAGCGAGGCGATGCGGTCGCCATCATCGGGTCCAACCGGCCGAAACTTTACTGGTCGATCCTGGCGGCGCAGGCCCTTGGCGCCATTCCGGTGCCGGTCTACGCCGACGCCGTAGCCGACGAATTGGCCTTCGTGCTCAAGCATGCCGACGTGCGTTTTGCCGCCGTCGAGGATCAGGAGCAGGTCGACAAGATCCAGTCGGTGATGGACCGTCTGCCGAACCTTGAATGGATGTTCTACGACGAGGCCCGGGGGCTGCGCGATTACGACCACAGCCGGCTGCGGTCGATGGAAGACGTGATCGCCGACGGCCGCACGGCGCTGGCCGCCGATGCCGCGCTCGGCGAATGGCTCGACAACGAGATTGCCGCGACCAAGGGCTCCGATCCGTCCATCATTCTTTACACGTCGGGCACCACCGGCACCTCCAAGGGCGTAGTGCTGTCGGGCGAGCGCTCGATCGCGGCGGCGACCGACACCGTGAACTTCGATCATCTCGACGAGAACGATGTGGCGCTGGCCTATCTGCCGCTGGCCTGGGTCGGCGATCACTACCTCAATTTCGCCCAAGGCATGGTCGCCGGTTTCTGCACCGCCTGCCCGGAAAACGCCGATACGGCGATGGCGGACCTGCGCGAGATCGGCCCGACATTCTATTTCGCGCCGCCGCGCACGCTGGAAGCATTGCTCACCCGCGTCATGATCCGCATGGAAGACGCGAGCCCCTTCAAGCGCAAGCTGTTCCACTATTTCATCGGCATCGCGCGGCAATACGGCGAGCGCATTCTCAACGGCCAGAAGGTGCCGCTGCTTGGCCGCGTCCTGTACGGCATTGGCAATCTTCTGGTCTACGGCCCGCTGAAGAACGTGCTCGGCTTCACATATGTGCGCACCGCTTATACCGCGGGCGAAGCGATCGGGCCGGACCTGTTCGCCTTCTATCGCTCGATCGGGCTCAATCTGAAGCAGCTCTACGGCCAGACCGAAGCCTTCCTCTACGTCACCTGCCAGCCCGACGGCGCCATCTATTCCGACACGGTCGGACCGGCGGCGCCGCATGTCGACATCAAGATCGCCGACAATGGTGAGGTGCTGTTCAGGTCGCCGGGCATGTTCACCGGCTATTTCAAGGATGCAACGAAGACCGCGGAAGTGATGACACCGGATGGCTATGTAAAGACCGGCGATGCCGGTTTCTTCGACGACAAGACCGGGCAGTTGAAGATCATCGATCGCGCCAAGGATGTCGGCCGGCTTGTCGACGGAACATTGTTCGCGCCGAAATACATCGAGAACAAGCTCAAGTTCTTCCCGAACATCCGCGAGGCGGTGGCCTATGGCGACAGCCGCGACTTCGTCACGGTGATGCTGAACATCGACCTCACCGCGGTCGGCTCCTGGGCCGAGCGCAACAACGTGTCCTATGCCTCGTACCAGGAACTCGCGGGCCACCCGCTGGTCTACGACATGCTGGAAAAGAACGTTGCCGAAGTGAACCGTTCGCTGGCGGCCGACAAGGTGATGGCCGGTGCGCAGGTCAGGCGCTTCCTGATCCTGCACAAGGAACTCGACGCCGACGACGGCGAATTGACGCGCACGCAGAAAG
- a CDS encoding Crp/Fnr family transcriptional regulator, which produces MISGDHLRRIAFWSHELPEQEFERARRGIVEKSYAKGAYVFHRGDRFDAWTGVSEGLLKIAAISRSGKAVTLAGMRTGGWFGEGTVLKNELRQYDLVALRDTRLALMERATFMWLFENSVGFNRFLVRQLNERLGQFIAFVEYDRSLDAAARLARSIAWLFNPVLYHKPDPHLEISQEEAGLLSGLSRQMANKSLQTLEKKGLLRIEHGGITVLDAERLSRYGA; this is translated from the coding sequence GTGATCTCAGGCGATCATCTGCGGCGCATTGCATTCTGGTCCCATGAGCTGCCCGAACAGGAGTTCGAGCGGGCGCGCCGCGGTATCGTCGAGAAGTCCTATGCCAAGGGCGCTTATGTCTTTCACCGCGGCGATCGGTTCGACGCCTGGACCGGCGTCTCGGAAGGGCTGTTGAAGATCGCCGCGATCTCGCGCTCCGGTAAAGCCGTCACGCTTGCCGGCATGCGCACTGGCGGCTGGTTCGGCGAAGGTACCGTGCTCAAGAATGAGCTGCGCCAATACGATCTCGTCGCGCTGCGCGACACCCGTCTGGCGCTGATGGAGCGCGCGACCTTCATGTGGCTGTTCGAGAACAGCGTCGGCTTCAATCGCTTCCTGGTGCGCCAGCTCAATGAGCGCCTCGGCCAGTTCATTGCCTTTGTCGAATACGATCGCAGTCTCGATGCAGCGGCGCGGCTGGCGCGCAGCATTGCCTGGCTCTTCAATCCGGTTCTGTATCACAAGCCGGATCCGCATCTGGAAATTTCGCAGGAAGAGGCTGGGCTGCTGTCGGGTCTGTCACGGCAGATGGCGAACAAAAGTTTGCAGACTCTCGAAAAGAAGGGTCTGCTGCGCATCGAGCATGGCGGCATCACCGTGCTGGATGCGGAACGGCTCTCGCGCTACGGCGCCTGA
- a CDS encoding indolepyruvate ferredoxin oxidoreductase family protein, which produces MTLRPVSLDDKYDLNQTHVLVTGYQALIRAILMQKERDRRAGLNTGGFLTGYRGSPLGGLDQQFARASKHLSAADVQFQPGLNEELAATALWGTQQAELRGEGKFDGVFGLWYGKGPGVDRSGDVFRHANLAGSSKHGGVLALMGDDHTAESSTTAHQSEFHFVDVMIPILNPAGVQEIIDYAQLGWAMSRYTGAWTALKCMHDTVESTGIVDGSLERLQIVTPPDFVVPEGGLNIRLVDTVLGQEARLHDYKRDAMLAFVRANKINKMITTGGRAPKIGIISTGKSYLDVRQAFDELGIDEIKCNDLGIRLFKIGCPWPIPREELVEFARGLDLIIVVEEKRSLIEVQVREELYGMPNQPVCIGKKDESGNWLFPVKGALDPNDIAVCIGERVLKHVGVNDELATHVVRLKGAQRALAETGDVAVRVPYFCSGCPHNTSTRVPEGSRAYAGIGCHYMAQWMDRKTLGFTQMGGEGANWIGEAPFSKRDHVFQNLGDGTYNHSGYLAIRAAIASGVTMTYKILYNDAVAMTGGQHHEGGLTVPQIAAQVAAEGAKRVIVVSDEPWKYPKDTDWPKGLTLHHRDELDMLQRQLAEVSGVTVLIYDQTCAAEKRRRRKRGTFPDPDKRVVINDLVCEGCGDCGVKSNCVSVQPLATEWGRKRTIDQSSCNKDFSCVKGFCPSFVTVHGAKPKKADAIAEPADWTALPSPSVPLINHPYGIIVTGVGGTGIVTVGAIIGMAAHLEGKGVGIIDMAGLAQKGGAVYSHIRIANNPDDIHAIRVSAAGADLVLGGDIVVVGNKKVLGAVKPGNTRMIVNTAEFLPGDFTRNADFSLPTERLKRAIVSSAGRDNSHFIDASRLATALLGNSIGANMFMLGYAYQNGALPLSPEAIEKAIEMNGEAVKMNIQAFRYGRRAAVDPAALEKLITPAPTEDNDSLKLSQSFGETLDRRVAFLTAYQNARYARRYRTAVEKIVVAEAEKAPGQSALSDAVARYLFKLMAYKDEYEVARLYTDTGFVERVKSQFAPGNLRFEFHLAPPMLAKHDPSTGEPKKMTFGPWMLKAFGVLAKFKILRGTPFDPFGYTEERRTERKLVTDYLAKIETLAADLTPANYPAAVAIASIPEKIRGYGPVKARSLKIAQAEEQGLWEQFRSGAAAFLKAAE; this is translated from the coding sequence ATGACGCTCCGACCGGTCAGCCTCGACGACAAATACGACCTGAACCAGACCCATGTCCTGGTCACCGGCTACCAAGCCCTGATCCGCGCCATCCTGATGCAAAAGGAGCGCGACCGTCGGGCCGGCCTGAACACCGGCGGCTTTCTGACCGGCTATCGCGGCTCGCCGCTGGGCGGCCTCGACCAGCAATTCGCTCGTGCCAGCAAGCATCTGTCGGCGGCCGACGTCCAGTTTCAGCCCGGCCTCAATGAGGAGTTGGCCGCCACTGCGCTCTGGGGCACCCAGCAGGCCGAATTGCGCGGCGAGGGCAAGTTCGATGGCGTCTTCGGCCTCTGGTACGGCAAGGGCCCGGGCGTTGACCGCTCCGGCGACGTCTTCCGCCATGCCAATCTTGCCGGCTCTTCGAAGCATGGCGGCGTCCTTGCCCTGATGGGCGACGACCACACCGCCGAATCTTCGACCACGGCGCACCAGTCCGAATTCCATTTTGTCGACGTCATGATCCCGATCCTGAACCCGGCCGGCGTTCAGGAGATCATTGACTATGCCCAGCTCGGCTGGGCGATGTCGCGCTACACCGGCGCCTGGACCGCTCTCAAGTGCATGCACGACACGGTCGAATCGACCGGCATCGTCGACGGCAGCCTCGAGCGCCTTCAGATCGTAACGCCGCCTGATTTCGTCGTGCCGGAAGGCGGTCTGAATATCCGCCTTGTCGATACTGTTCTTGGACAGGAAGCGCGCCTTCACGACTACAAGCGCGATGCGATGCTCGCCTTCGTGCGGGCCAACAAGATCAACAAGATGATCACGACCGGCGGCCGCGCCCCGAAGATCGGCATCATCTCCACCGGCAAGTCCTATCTCGACGTGCGTCAGGCTTTCGACGAACTCGGCATCGACGAGATCAAGTGTAACGATCTTGGCATCCGCCTGTTCAAGATCGGTTGCCCGTGGCCGATTCCACGCGAGGAACTGGTCGAATTCGCTCGCGGTCTCGACCTCATCATCGTGGTCGAGGAAAAGCGCTCGCTCATCGAAGTGCAGGTGCGCGAAGAGCTGTACGGCATGCCGAACCAGCCGGTCTGTATCGGCAAGAAGGATGAGAGCGGCAATTGGCTGTTCCCGGTCAAAGGTGCGCTCGATCCCAATGATATCGCGGTTTGTATCGGCGAGCGCGTCCTCAAGCATGTTGGCGTCAATGACGAACTTGCGACGCATGTGGTGCGGCTGAAGGGCGCGCAGCGCGCTCTGGCCGAAACCGGCGACGTCGCCGTGCGCGTGCCCTATTTCTGCTCGGGCTGTCCGCACAACACGTCGACGCGCGTGCCGGAAGGCAGCCGCGCCTATGCCGGTATCGGCTGCCATTACATGGCGCAGTGGATGGATCGCAAAACGCTCGGCTTCACGCAGATGGGCGGCGAGGGCGCCAACTGGATCGGCGAGGCGCCGTTCTCCAAGCGCGACCACGTCTTCCAGAATCTGGGTGACGGCACTTACAATCACTCCGGTTATCTCGCCATCCGCGCTGCGATCGCGTCCGGCGTGACGATGACCTACAAGATTCTTTACAACGACGCGGTGGCGATGACCGGCGGTCAGCATCACGAGGGTGGGCTGACCGTGCCGCAGATCGCCGCGCAGGTCGCCGCTGAAGGTGCCAAGCGCGTTATCGTCGTGTCCGACGAGCCATGGAAGTATCCGAAGGACACCGACTGGCCCAAGGGGCTGACGCTGCATCACCGCGACGAGCTCGACATGCTGCAGCGGCAGCTGGCCGAGGTATCCGGCGTCACCGTGCTGATCTATGACCAGACCTGTGCTGCCGAGAAACGCCGTCGCCGCAAGCGTGGCACTTTCCCCGATCCGGACAAGCGCGTCGTCATCAATGATCTCGTCTGCGAAGGCTGCGGTGATTGCGGCGTCAAGTCCAACTGCGTCTCGGTTCAGCCGCTCGCCACCGAATGGGGCCGCAAGCGCACCATCGATCAGTCGAGCTGCAACAAGGACTTCTCCTGTGTGAAGGGCTTCTGTCCGTCATTCGTGACGGTCCACGGCGCCAAGCCGAAGAAGGCCGACGCGATTGCCGAACCGGCAGACTGGACGGCGCTGCCGTCGCCGAGCGTGCCGCTGATCAACCATCCCTACGGCATCATCGTCACCGGTGTAGGTGGCACCGGCATCGTCACCGTCGGCGCCATCATCGGCATGGCGGCGCATCTGGAAGGCAAGGGCGTCGGCATTATCGACATGGCCGGCCTCGCGCAGAAGGGCGGTGCGGTCTATAGCCACATCCGTATCGCCAATAATCCGGACGACATCCACGCCATCCGCGTGTCGGCGGCCGGCGCCGATCTTGTCCTCGGCGGCGATATCGTCGTCGTCGGCAACAAGAAGGTGCTGGGAGCGGTCAAACCGGGCAACACCCGGATGATCGTGAACACCGCCGAGTTCCTGCCGGGCGACTTCACCCGCAATGCAGACTTCTCGTTGCCGACCGAACGTCTCAAGCGCGCCATAGTCTCGTCGGCGGGGCGCGACAACAGTCATTTCATCGATGCCTCGCGGCTTGCGACAGCGCTGCTCGGCAATTCGATCGGCGCCAACATGTTCATGCTCGGTTACGCCTATCAGAACGGCGCGTTGCCGCTGTCGCCCGAGGCGATCGAGAAGGCGATCGAGATGAACGGGGAAGCTGTGAAGATGAACATCCAGGCGTTCCGCTATGGCCGCCGTGCCGCGGTCGATCCGGCGGCGCTGGAAAAGCTGATCACGCCGGCGCCGACGGAAGACAACGACTCGCTGAAATTGTCGCAGAGCTTTGGCGAGACGTTGGACCGCCGCGTTGCCTTCCTCACAGCCTATCAGAACGCGCGCTATGCTCGCCGCTATCGCACAGCAGTCGAGAAGATCGTCGTCGCGGAAGCCGAGAAGGCGCCGGGCCAGAGTGCGCTGTCGGACGCGGTCGCGCGCTATCTGTTCAAGCTGATGGCCTACAAGGACGAGTATGAAGTCGCTCGCCTTTATACCGATACCGGTTTCGTCGAGCGGGTGAAGAGCCAGTTCGCTCCCGGCAATCTGCGCTTCGAATTCCATCTCGCGCCGCCGATGCTCGCCAAACACGATCCGTCGACCGGCGAGCCGAAGAAGATGACCTTCGGGCCGTGGATGCTCAAGGCATTCGGTGTGCTGGCGAAGTTCAAGATCCTGCGCGGCACGCCGTTCGATCCGTTCGGCTATACCGAGGAGCGCCGCACCGAACGCAAGCTGGTGACCGACTACCTTGCCAAGATCGAGACCCTGGCTGCTGATCTGACGCCGGCCAACTACCCGGCTGCCGTGGCGATTGCCTCCATCCCGGAGAAAATCCGCGGCTACGGTCCGGTCAAGGCGCGCTCGCTCAAGATCGCGCAGGCCGAAGAGCAGGGGTTGTGGGAGCAATTCCGCTCCGGCGCCGCGGCTTTCCTCAAAGCGGCAGAATAG
- a CDS encoding OmpA family protein has translation MAGAALAAGTAAVLGAVVAVAGTAYVMWNSTADQRTKLFAQIETLSAKVDKTSAALADLTRTPAAGGPDIALAAMSAKLDAANKSLAALSAKIDSTDKALADLKSATSAQTQSLQQTKASVDSIKTTAEAQKAALIAMSTPTTTVAKDTAQLDMKAPAERELIVVYVPQAATAAASAPPGLSVRFDRTANANMQTQKLGADLKTIIGARKSCVVTVAGYADTLGSDQTNLAVSRERAQIVANGLRSALPGVEVKEVAWGERSLAVWTPDNKIEMANRRIDVNVECKG, from the coding sequence ATGGCGGGGGCAGCACTGGCGGCCGGCACGGCAGCGGTTCTGGGAGCGGTCGTAGCAGTGGCCGGTACCGCATATGTGATGTGGAATTCGACAGCGGACCAGCGCACGAAACTGTTCGCGCAAATCGAGACGCTCAGCGCCAAGGTCGACAAGACCAGCGCCGCGCTCGCTGACCTCACCCGGACGCCGGCAGCCGGCGGTCCAGATATCGCCCTCGCCGCGATGTCGGCCAAGCTCGACGCCGCCAACAAGTCGCTCGCGGCGCTCAGCGCCAAGATCGACTCGACCGACAAGGCGCTCGCCGACCTCAAGAGCGCAACCTCGGCGCAAACGCAATCGCTGCAGCAGACAAAGGCTTCGGTCGACAGCATCAAGACGACGGCCGAAGCGCAGAAGGCGGCGCTCATCGCCATGAGCACGCCAACCACCACCGTCGCCAAGGACACCGCGCAATTGGACATGAAGGCGCCGGCCGAGCGCGAATTGATCGTCGTCTATGTGCCGCAGGCGGCCACGGCGGCCGCTTCCGCACCGCCCGGACTGTCCGTGCGTTTCGACAGGACCGCCAACGCCAATATGCAGACTCAGAAGCTCGGCGCCGATCTCAAGACGATCATCGGGGCGCGCAAGAGCTGCGTTGTGACCGTGGCCGGCTATGCCGACACGCTCGGCAGCGATCAGACCAACCTGGCGGTGTCGCGTGAGCGCGCGCAGATCGTCGCCAACGGCCTGCGTTCGGCTTTGCCCGGCGTCGAGGTCAAGGAAGTCGCCTGGGGCGAGCGCAGCCTCGCCGTGTGGACGCCGGACAACAAAATCGAAATGGCCAACCGCCGCATCGACGTCAATGTCGAGTGCAAGGGGTAG
- a CDS encoding EscU/YscU/HrcU family type III secretion system export apparatus switch protein has translation MSDDSTPKPPLAVALEYDRETTPRVTGIGKGELAERMLEIARHHGVPLVENPQLAAALSKLPLDQEIPEKLYRAVAEVLSYILRTSGKLAAGK, from the coding sequence ATGAGCGACGACAGCACGCCGAAACCACCGCTCGCTGTGGCCCTCGAATATGACCGGGAAACCACGCCGCGCGTCACCGGCATCGGCAAGGGCGAACTGGCCGAACGAATGCTGGAGATTGCTCGCCATCACGGTGTGCCGCTGGTGGAAAATCCGCAGCTTGCCGCGGCGCTGTCGAAACTGCCGCTCGATCAGGAAATTCCCGAGAAGCTCTACCGCGCCGTCGCCGAGGTGCTGTCCTATATCCTGCGCACCTCGGGCAAGCTGGCGGCGGGGAAGTAA